A window of Apium graveolens cultivar Ventura chromosome 8, ASM990537v1, whole genome shotgun sequence contains these coding sequences:
- the LOC141677652 gene encoding elongation factor 2: MVKFTAEELRRIMDLKQNIRNMSVIAHVDHGKSTLTDSLVAAAGIIAQETAGDVRMTDTRADEAERGITIKSTGISLYYEMSDESLASFKGERKGNEYLINLIDSPGHVDFSSEVTAALRITDGALVVVDCIEGVCVQTETVLRQALGERIRPVLTVNKMDRCFLELQVDGEDAYQTYQRVIENANVIMATYEDPLLGDVQVYPEKGTVAFSAGLHGWAFTLTNFAKMYASKFGVDEAKMMERLWGENFFDPATKKWTTKNTGSATCKRGFVQFCYEPIKQIISTCMNDQKDKLWPMLKKLGVTMKSDEKDLMGKPLMKRVMQTWLPASTALLEMMIFHLPSPATAQKYRVENLYEGPLDDVYANAIRNCDPEGPLMLYVSKMIPASDKGRFFAFGRVFAGKVSTGLKVRIMGPNFVPGEKKDLYVKSVQRTVIWMGKKQETVEDVPCGNTVALVGLDQFITKNATLTNEKEVDAHPIKAMKFSVSPVVRVAVQCKVASDLPKLVEGLKRLSKSDPMVVCTIEESGEHIIAGAGELHLEICLKDLQDDFMGGAEIIQSDPVVSFRETVLEKSVRTVMSKSPNKHNRLYMEARPLEEGLAEAIDEGRIGPRDDPKIRSKILAEEFGWDKDLAKKIWCFGPETTGPNMVVDMCKGVQYLNEIKDSVVAGFQWASKEGALCEENMRGICFEVCDVVLHADAIHRGGGQVIPTARRVIYASQLTAKPRLLEPVYLVEIQAPEGALGGIYSVLNQKRGHVFEEMQRPGTPLYNIKAYLPVVESFGFSAQLRAATSGQAFPQSVFDHWDMMSSDPLEVGSQASTLVTDIRKRKGLKQQMTPLSDFEDKL, from the exons ATG GTGAAGTTTACAGCTGAGGAGCTCCGAAGGATTATGGACTTGAAACAGAACATTCGTAATATGTCTGTTATTGCTCATGTTGATCATG GGAAATCAACACTTACCGATTCTCTTGTGGCTGCTGCTGGTATCATTGCTCAAGAAACTGCTGGGGATGTCCGCATGACTGATACTCGAGCTGATGAAGCTGAGCGTGGTATTACCATCAAGTCTACTGGTATCTCTCTTTACTATGAGATGTCAGATGAATCTCTGGCAAGCTTTAAAGGAGAGCGCAAGGGGAATGAGTATCTCATTAATCTTATAGATTCCCCCGGACACGTTGATTTCTCATCAGAGGTCACAGCAGCCCTTCGTATCACTGATGGTGCACTTGTCGTGGTTGATTGCATTGAAGGTGTTTGTGTTCAAACAGAAACTGTCCTTAGACAAGCACTTGGTGAAAGGATTCGACCTGTTTTGACTGTTAACAAGATGGACAGGTGTTTCCTTGAACTCCAGGTTGATGGTGAGGATGCTTACCAAACATATCAAAGGGTTATTGAGAATGCAAATGTAATCATGGCAACCTATGAAGATCCCCTCCTTGGTGACGTTCAGGTTTACCCTGAGAAAGGAACTGTTGCTTTCTCAGCTGGGTTACATGGGTGGGCTTTCACTCTAACTAACTTCGCAAAGATGTATGCCTCTAAATTTGGTGTTGATGAGGCTAAGATGATGGAAAGGCTCTGGGGTGAAAATTTCTTTGATCCTGCTACCAAAAAGTGGACCACCAAGAATACTGGAAGTGCCACATGCAAGCGTGGGTTTGTCCAGTTCTGTTATGAACCCATCAAGCAGATAATTAGTACCTGCATGAACGATCAGAAAGATAAGCTATGGCCTATGTTGAAGAAACTTGGTGTTACCATGAAGTCTGATGAGAAGGATCTGATGGGAAAGCCCTTAATGAAACGTGTCATGCAAACCTGGCTTCCTGCTAGTACTGCCCTATTGGAAATGATGATATTCCATCTGCCCTCTCCTGCAACAGCTCAAAAATACCGTGTTGAAAATTTGTACGAGGGACCACTTGATGATGTTTATGCTAATGCTATTAGGAACTGTGATCCCGAAGGACCACTTATGCTTTATGTGTCTAAGATGATTCCAGCTTCTGACAAAGGAAGGTTTTTTGCATTTGGTCGTGTGTTTGCTGGCAAGGTCTCCACTGGGTTGAAGGTCAGAATCATGGGTCCGAACTTTGTTCCTGGGGAGAAGAAAGATTTATATGTGAAGAGTGTCCAACGAACTGTTATTTGGATGGGAAAGAAGCAGGAAACTGTTGAGGATGTGCCATGTGGGAATACAGTTGCCCTGGTTGGTTTAGATCAGTTTATCACCAAGAACGCAACTTTGACAAACGAGAAAGAAGTTGATGCCCATCCCATTAAAGCAATGAAGTTTTCTGTCTCACCTGTTGTGCGTGTGGCTGTGCAGTGCAAGGTTGCCTCCGACCTTCCCAAACTTGTGGAAGGACTGAAGCGGTTGTCAAAGTCTGATCCTATGGTTGTTTGTACGATTGAAGAGTCTGGAGAGCATATTATTGCTGGTGCTGGGGAACTTCACCTTGAGATTTGCTTGAAGGATTTGCAGGACGACTTCATGGGTGGTGCTGAAATTATTCAGTCAGATCCCGTTGTTTCCTTCCGTGAAACTGTTCTTGAGAAGTCCGTCCGTACTGTGATGAGCAAGTCTCCCAACAAGCATAATCGTTTGTACATGGAAGCTAGACCATTAGAAGAAGGACTTGCTGAGGCTATTGATGAGGGTCGCATTGGTCCAAGGGATGACCCTAAGATCCGATCCAAAATTTTGGCTGAAGAGTTTGGATGGGACAAAGATCTTGCAAAGAAGATCTGGTGTTTTGGTCCTGAGACTACTGGGCCCAATATGGTGGTTGATATGTGTAAGGGAGTACAATACCTTAATGAAATTAAGGATTCTGTTGTTGCTGGTTTCCAGTGGGCATCAAAGGAAGGTGCTTTATGTGAGGAAAATATGCGAGGAATTTGTTTTGAGGTCTGTGATGTTGTTCTCCATGCTGATGCTATTCACAGAGGTGGTGGCCAGGTAATCCCAACTGCAAGGAGGGTTATCTATGCTTCACAGTTGACTGCCAAACCACGTCTTTTGGAACCAGTTTACCTGGTGGAAATCCAAGCGCCAGAAGGTGCACTTGGTGGTATTTACAGTGTTCTTAATCAAAAGCGTGGGCATGTGTTTGAAGAGATGCAGAGGCCTGGTACACCTTTGTACAACATTAAGGCATACCTTCCTGTTGTTGAGTCCTTTGGATTCTCAGCCCAATTACGAGCTGCTACTTCAGGGCAAGCCTTCCCACAAAGTGTCTTTGATCATTGGGACATGATGAGTTCTGATCCGTTGGAGGTTGGATCTCAGGCATCAACTCTCGTAACTGATATTCGCAAGCGCAAGGGCTTAAAGCAACAGATGACACCTCTATCTGACTTTGAGGATAAGCTGTAA